Part of the Rhodospirillales bacterium genome, CGGTAGTAGGCGAGCGGGTCTTCAACCGACTCTCCTACGTACGCCAGGCCCGCGAAATGCAGGACGGCGACCGGGCGATGCACGGCAACGACATCGGCGAGCGCCTCCGCGTCCAGGAGGCTGCCATGCACCAGCGGGCCCCACTTGACCGCCGATGCATGGCCACGCGACAGGTCGTCGAAGGCGACAGGCAGGAAGCCGGCAGAGGCCAGCGCCTTGCACGCGTGGCTGCCGATGTAGCCGGCTCCGCCGGTGACGAGAACCCGCGGCGTCATTGCGGCGCGACGGTATCGGCGAAGCGCCGGAGGATATTGGCGCTCATGGGCGCGGTGCCGGCGACCCCTGCGGTCAGAAGCTCGACGGGCAGCAGCTTGACCAGGAAGTAACCGATCGTGTGACGCAAGCCCTCGTCCAGCGGCACCCGCGGCTCCCACCCGAGCAGCGAGCGGGCGCGGGCGATGTCCGGGCAGCGCCGAACCGGGTCGTCGACCGGCATCGGTTTCTCTTCGATCGCCGAGGAGGACCCGGTCAGCGCGATGATCCGTTCGCCAAGCTCGCGAATCGGCGTCTCAACCGGGTTGCCCAGGTTGACGGGGTCGTGGATCCCATCCCGGTTCATCAGCCGCATCAGCCCGTCGACGAGATCGTCCACGTAGCAGAAAGACCGGGTCTGGCTGCCGTCGCCGTGCACGGTCAGCGGCTGCCGGCTCAGCGCCTGCATGGCGAAATTCGAGATGACGCGGCCATCCTGGGGATGCATTCGCGGCCCGTAAGTATTGAAGATGCGCGCAATGCGAATGTCGACGCGGTGCTGCCGGTAATAATCCAGGAACAGCGTCTCGGCGCAGCGTTTGCCTTCGTCGTAGCAGCCCCGCGGGCCGAGCTGGTTGACGTTGCCGCGGTAGTCTTCCGGCTGCGGGTGCACATCGGGGTCGCCATAGACCTCGCTGGTCGAGGCCTGCAGGATGCGCGCTCCCGTGCGCTTGGCCAACCCCAGCATGTTGATGGCGCCGTGGACGCTGGTCTTGGTGGTCTGCACCGGATCGTACTGGTAGTGGATCGGCGAAGCGGGACAGGCCAGGTTGTAGATCTGGTCCACCTCCAAGAATAATGGGAACGTAATGTCCTGACGAAGGACTTCAAAATTGGACCGACCAAAGAGATGGGCGATGTTGTCCTTTGTACCCGTGTAAAAGTTGTCGACGCAGAGAACGTCGTCACCGCCGTTGACGAGACGCTCGCACAAGTGCGAGCCGACAAAACCCGCTCCGCCCGTAACCAGAATTCTTTTCCGACTCGTGGCAGAAAACCGCTTCCGTTCCATAGAACCACCCCTTTGCCAAAACGTTTGCAAATGGGCTCTCCGAAGCCTCGCGGCTTCCCGATGTGTAACCCCCACTCCTGATCGCCGGACGGATCAATAGGCATTTCTGTGAACCCATCCGACGAAGGCCGTCTTGAACAAAATCCAAATGTCGAGACCGAGCGTCCAGTTCTCGATGTAGTACACGTCGAATTCGACGCGGGTGCGCATCTTGTCGAGGGTCTCGGTCTCGCCGCGATGTCCATTGACCTGCGCCCAGCCGGTAATGCCCGGTTTTACCCGATGCCGCCCGTGATATCCGCCGATAAGCTGCGCGAACTTCTCATTGAGCTCCACGGGATGCGGGCGGGGTCCGACCATCGACATGTTGCCCTCCACCACGTTGAACAGCTGCGGGAGTTCGTCGAGGCTGGTGCGCCGAAGAAATCGGCCGACGCGGGTGACCCGCGGATCGAAACGGGTGGCCTGCGTGAAGGGTGCTTCACGATTCGCCCGGCAGTGCATGGTGCGGAATTTCTTGACGATTATGATTTCGTTTTGAAACCGTAGCGCTTCTGACGGAACAGGATCGGGCCGGGACTGTCCAGCTTGATGGCGAGCGCGATCACCAACATCAGCGGCGCCAACAGCAACACCGACATCCCGGCCAGGATTTTGTCTTCGATGGACTTGACGACCGCGCTCCAGCTCGTCAGCGGCGCCGACGCGACCTCCAGCACATGAGCCTTGCCCCAGTACTCCACCGGCCGCTTGCCGAACCGGTAGCCCACCAGGTCGGGGCCCAGAAAGATGCTGATCGGCAGGTCGCGTAGCCGCTCGACGATCTCGACAAGACGCCGCTCCGCACTCCACGGGAGGGCGACGACGACCTCGTCCACCTGGCCGCCGCGGACGAACCGCTCGATCGCATTGACGTCGCCGAGGATGACAGTGCCGGCAACACGACCGCCGATCCGGGTGTTGCGGTCATCAAACACCCCGACAATGCGCACCCAGGGATCGGTCTGACTGCGCATGCGCAGGATGAGCTCGTCCGCCTGACTTCCCGCGCCGACGATGGCGACGCGCCGGACGAGGAGCCCGCTGCGGCCCAGGGCCATGCACATGGTCTTGAGGGCGGACCGCATCAGCACGCAGAGCGGGACCGACAGAAGCCACGTGGCGAAAAACCAGAACCGGGAGAAATCCGACGAAATCTTCAGTGCGAACGCGAACACGATGAGCAGCAGGAACACCACGGAGCTCAACAGGACCAGACGCGGCAGTCGATTGGGCCAAACCCCGATGGCCTGAAGGTCGCCGAGCTTAGCCTGGTACAACAGCCCCCCGACTGCTACCGCGGCGATAGCCGTCACGACCAGGTGTTTCTGCGTGAAGTCAGGCGCCCATCCCAAATATCCCCACGACGAACCGGCGCCGACCGCCATCACGATGAGCACGTCCATCGCAAAGACGAGGCCCGGCAGGAGCGACGCGTGGAATCGCGTTCGCAACCTGGTTTGAGGCGCGAACAGCGGAACGAGGACGTCTTGTGATACCGAGTTGTTCATGCGCCTGATACCGAGTTGTTCATGCCCCAGTTTGCCGGATCCATTGAGTTCGTCCGTCAGCGTAGCGCGTACCAGCGCGTTGTCCGCTCCGTTGCGTCCGCGCCGCGCTGCCGCGCGCGGTCTTCAGCGTACCCGATAACCCCAGACCCGGCGCCCGCCTGAGGCTCCCGACCCGGGACTTGTCATGCCTGTGTCGCCGGCCCACCGCCCGCATCGATTGCACATGGACGATAAGCGTCAAGCGCGAAAAGGCAGAGCCACTGACCGCGACGACGCCCTGCAGCACCGACGTACATAGAATATTTAGTGGAACTATTTTTACAAGACTATCCAGACATTCAGATCTGGTGCATCATTAAATGCGCCCCGATAGGTTTTTGTGTTGATGCTTGCATTTTGTTGTTGGCCCGCTTTATGTATCGCATCTTTTTGATTGAACACGGCGGGACTATGCCACCTCTTATAGAATTTTGCAACGATTATACGCATAAAATTGTAGATGCCGCAAACGGGTAGTATGCTTTTGCAAACTCTGCATGGGGTGCTTCGTATTTATCCATGTCTACCTCCAAGTTCACAAGGGCAATATTTCGGCTCCTTCGCGTTCGTCTGCAAAAAAAGCCTGCAGAAACCTTGGGACCCTGGATCGCTTTCTTTAGGGGACCCGAAATATTCGGGGACCGCGATACCACTCCTGCTAGAAACATCTTTAAATTGTATGCAGTCTCAAATTTCTCGCGTAACGGTTATTGTATGCCGTGTTGCGCAGCGCGCCGACGATTGGGTGCCCGCGAACCGCGACGTGAGGAAGGGGTCCCTGTATGATCACCGCTAGTGCAGCGGTGCATCCAAAGAATGCACCATTGCTGCACGCGACTCTTGATTCTCGTGCAAAATATGACCCATTCGACTGAATCATTCGAATGGGTCTGTGCACCAGGGCGGGCTGACAGGCGCAGGTGGCGATAGTGAGAACGATCTATCTAATGCGTCACGCCAAATCGAGCTGGCAAGACGAGTCGGTGACGGACTTTGATCGTCCTCTCGCCAAACGCGGGCGACGGGCCGCCACGGCCATGGGTCGCCATCTGCGCGACCGGCAGATCGCGCCCGCACAGATCCTGTGCTCGCCGGCGCAACGCACCCGCGAGACCCTTGACCGCATGGAAAAGTATTCCGCTGCCACCGCGCCGGTGCGCTACGAGAAAGCGATCTATCTGGCCGAAGCGACGGTCCTGCTGCGCCGCCTCACCAGGCTGAGCGACAGTCTGGAATCGGTTATGCTGATCGGTCACAATCCGGGCGTGGAGACTCTGGCCCGAGTTCTCGTCGACCGCCCCGATGAAGCCTCAGGACGACAGTTGGGCGCCAAGTTTCCGACCGGGGCGCTCGCTGTGCTGGTCGCGGACGTCGCGCGCTGGCACGACGTGCGGCCAGGATGTGCCGAGCTGACCGCGTTCGTTCGGCCGAAGGACCTGCCGTCCGACTGAAACCGCCGTCACCGCGGCTGCCCGCGGCTCGTACGGCGCACTTGACGGCGGTTTGGCGCTATGCGCTGGCCGGGGCGCGCACGTCCGGGTCCGCGAGCGGGCGAACCGCGACGACCTTCTGGTACAGCCCGCCGAAGTATGTCGACTTGCTCCAAGAGAACTCATCCCGCGCACTGGCGAACTCTTCGATCTGGCGTCGCACCAACCCATTCGCAAAGGGTTCCAGCCAGCGGAACACCGCCTGCATGACGGGCCGCATCGGATGAAGCGCGATCGGCTGGTGGTAGTCCACGAAAACGATCTTGCCGCCCGGGCGGACGCTGTTCAGCAAGCCGTCGACGACGGCCCGCTTGTGACCGTCAGGAACCTCGTGCAGCAGGAAAAAGCAGCAGACGCCGTCGTACAGCCCTCCGCCCGGCGCCGCAGCATCCGCGACGCGCACCCGTGCCTGCGGGTAGGATGCAAGCTTGCGCCGGCAGTGCTCGACCTGAACCGGCGCGATGTCTACCACATCAAGGTGGCCGGCTGATCCCACGGTTTCGGCCAAACGCGCCGACAGGTCGCCATAGACGCTGGCGGCCTGCAAGATGCGCTGGCCGTAGGCGAACTCCTCACATGCAAGACAAACTAGCCTGCGAAAATTACCCCAAAGTATCGCATTGACAACAAAGGGGTTGTCGAGCACAACAATATTGGCAGGACGCAAGTATGCCCAAGCATAGGTCTTTACAAGATAGTCAGGAAGCCCGACGGATTGAGTATCGGCCGCTTGTGCTTCACCCGACACTGTGATCTCCACATTCAAAGCCCCGTCCATCGAGCTCCCCTGACTGCCAAATTCCATGATCTTTCCGCTGTCGGCTTACAGGCCCCGCATACACCGGTTTGTCCACGTCTGCAAAGCAGAATCGGTTGACGGCGACGCTGCACCGGATGCGCATGTCCCTGTCGTCGATGCTTCGCGGGTCACGAACGACGGTCGGTCCCGCCTTCGCCGCTGACGGCATGCAGGATGGTCAGAACGTGGCTGATGTGCTTGGTCGGCGCTGCGTCGTCCGGATAGGACTGATGAAACCTAAGGCGAGACTCCCACGCGGCAATGGCGTCACGCCGCCGGTCGGGATCCGCCCGCTCGCCGATCAGCGCCCCAATGGTGCGGTCGAAGGCAGGGTGCAGATCGGGTTGACGCGTCAGCAGGGCGAGTTCTTCATCGTTCAGGTGCCCGGCGACGTAGAGCTCCCGACCGAGGCGCACCAGTTCCCACGCCGTAATGCGGCGAAGGTCGCGCCGCGGCATGGCGCTCGCGCCGGGTGGCGGGCGATGCTCCTGCCCCTTCACGCCAACGTTGTCCGCTCCGTCCCCGCTCACGGCCGAACCGCGACCCATCAGGCGATCTTCCGGCCCTCGGAGTGCAGCTGCCGTTGACGCTTCTGCTCATACATCTTGGCGTCGGCGCGGGCGAGCAGCTCGGGGCCCTCATCTCCGGGACGGTACGGCAAGGCGCCGAAACTGGCGGCAATGCTGATGGTGCGGCCGTCAACGACCAGCACCGCCTCGTTGAGCAGCGCTTCCAGCACTCGCGCCCGGCTGTGTCCGCCGACCACCGACGCGCGGGTCAGGATGATCGCGAACTCGTCGCCGCCGAGGCGCCCGATGACATCGGTCGAGCGAATGTTCTGCACCAGCAACGACGCCACATGACGCAAGACCTCGTCCCCCACGGCATGGCCGAACGTGTCATTGATCGCCTTGAAGCCGTCGAGATCGACATACAATATCATGCCGGTCTCGTCGTGGCGGCGCGCCAGCGCCAGTGTCCTGTTCAGCTCAGATTCGAAGCCGCGGCGGTTCAGCAATCCGGTCAACTCGTCCGTGACCACCAGCTTCTGCAACCGCCTGACCTGATCGCTCAGCAGCGCCAGCCTGCGCTCGACCCCTGCCGCCGCCGCCAGCGCTCGCTCCGCGGCGTCGTGGCGGAGCAGGGCGTCCACCCCGCTCCCGTCCGCGCCGTTCTCCACACTATTGACCAGCGCCGACAAAAGCGAAATCAGGTCGCTTCCACCCGCCACCATCTCCAGATCGTCATGGGGCTCATGCTCAGTACCACCCACCTGTCTCACCTTCCTCTGCGCCGTCACTCTGCAACCAGTAATATAACCAAAGTACATCTGTCCTC contains:
- a CDS encoding SDR family oxidoreductase; the encoded protein is MERKRFSATSRKRILVTGGAGFVGSHLCERLVNGGDDVLCVDNFYTGTKDNIAHLFGRSNFEVLRQDITFPLFLEVDQIYNLACPASPIHYQYDPVQTTKTSVHGAINMLGLAKRTGARILQASTSEVYGDPDVHPQPEDYRGNVNQLGPRGCYDEGKRCAETLFLDYYRQHRVDIRIARIFNTYGPRMHPQDGRVISNFAMQALSRQPLTVHGDGSQTRSFCYVDDLVDGLMRLMNRDGIHDPVNLGNPVETPIRELGERIIALTGSSSAIEEKPMPVDDPVRRCPDIARARSLLGWEPRVPLDEGLRHTIGYFLVKLLPVELLTAGVAGTAPMSANILRRFADTVAPQ
- a CDS encoding histidine phosphatase family protein → MRTIYLMRHAKSSWQDESVTDFDRPLAKRGRRAATAMGRHLRDRQIAPAQILCSPAQRTRETLDRMEKYSAATAPVRYEKAIYLAEATVLLRRLTRLSDSLESVMLIGHNPGVETLARVLVDRPDEASGRQLGAKFPTGALAVLVADVARWHDVRPGCAELTAFVRPKDLPSD
- a CDS encoding class I SAM-dependent methyltransferase, encoding MDGALNVEITVSGEAQAADTQSVGLPDYLVKTYAWAYLRPANIVVLDNPFVVNAILWGNFRRLVCLACEEFAYGQRILQAASVYGDLSARLAETVGSAGHLDVVDIAPVQVEHCRRKLASYPQARVRVADAAAPGGGLYDGVCCFFLLHEVPDGHKRAVVDGLLNSVRPGGKIVFVDYHQPIALHPMRPVMQAVFRWLEPFANGLVRRQIEEFASARDEFSWSKSTYFGGLYQKVVAVRPLADPDVRAPASA
- a CDS encoding GGDEF domain-containing protein, which codes for MGGTEHEPHDDLEMVAGGSDLISLLSALVNSVENGADGSGVDALLRHDAAERALAAAAGVERRLALLSDQVRRLQKLVVTDELTGLLNRRGFESELNRTLALARRHDETGMILYVDLDGFKAINDTFGHAVGDEVLRHVASLLVQNIRSTDVIGRLGGDEFAIILTRASVVGGHSRARVLEALLNEAVLVVDGRTISIAASFGALPYRPGDEGPELLARADAKMYEQKRQRQLHSEGRKIA